One window from the genome of Schistocerca piceifrons isolate TAMUIC-IGC-003096 chromosome 1, iqSchPice1.1, whole genome shotgun sequence encodes:
- the LOC124710084 gene encoding putative uncharacterized protein DDB_G0282133 isoform X1 yields MESGTGFSDPAPPVPVPRIRKQLKTPKLQNEHSGINTQIAPRIIPPKRRKKSNTSSELEYIMYATNETEMECSHVNSEGGLTDKTLGCNKITVMNSVDTFNLAAECPDRINNYFNFVKPKPYYPSSNTLYTAKMCDTQEDDDSGVYFAESTSLESQKYDQSEVKQNVTTDAKYEKIFQNESNYSNNLRNGSNKQNSDLFKGIYTHTNEQITNKNTPAALHTSSECDDQVDPYCSTNISQDSDNKNLKTKEIIGYVTSCCSKANIVQNEQYRSKEDNRDVPHVLALSDRSHSTALDNSCKKLYDKTDFKEYSTENTECTVKETSFNLNCGNNGSHKELAINNDDISEIVDRFLLLDVQNCSSNEPRELQENVGQQKYKFPHKEELPKTKEDPLVEISKKFSMFLCDMLGSSSLRNAVSDAVVEPLPTSHSWLSTVDINSKYENCKDQKTSVTEHFKSQRALRDKHSKCDKHFTNVVKQNNDGHIDVNKNVLAEVENRLDHSEEAHVRKDSENNTSNFLKSISIMDLTDESCSAKIDDSLPNNNVDNVNKSLDIECSNHVESDSKTGQSCRNHNSAVDDTEVSYLSTATEMESKLDGGREAEIKKDSETNAIDVEKNVSVMDFTDLSSTTEVSTVLDTSDSNAISKNIQTECTNDVEGDKKLNLLCNFQNSVAADNLETSYKLIATERESKLNTDEEEQMQKDSEANATNVISSKRSPVVLENSNSNSVSENLQTECSNHMERNGELNLSYSFHNFVAGTIEALYQPSVMETESKMNLNEEAETQKDSETNTMKLVKNASGTDFLQENSYGEVPEFSENSIVDDLNEFLQPECCNYVEDNKELKLTWSSQNSVVNNSDIIEGNVPSETEGGTRLVLGHNILLYGKSKEAIYELKNKNITVNNTKKKSVKFNDTVNIINKVEYALQRNRSISINEEKQVFKRDSWTTESCMKSKRREVAENDSDDSENMVEEHDLWKSYNEELCEKPKKSSLPSFESFLATSCGTVGIKTEEEKIHEHELWTSDNNQINKCRDTHLPSFESFISKTSKNNHTNQTPSSDQTELKHGKLTVFGSSISECEAHNSLPEAPSPPKCSAFHEILLDATFWTKQKSPDNATGPPKSEYQ; encoded by the coding sequence GTTTTAGTGATCCTGCTCCTCCTGTCCCTGTTCCAAGGATTAGAAAACAATTGAAAACACCAAAATTGCAAAATGAACATAGTGGCATAAATACCCAGATAGCACCAAGAATCATACCtccaaaaagaaggaaaaaatcaaaTACTTCATCAGAACTTGAGTACATTATGTATGCTACAAATGAAACAGAGATGGAATGTTCACATGTTAATTCAGAAGGTGGCCTAACTGACAAAACTCTAGGCTGTAACAAAATAACGGTGATGAATAGTGTGGATACTTTCAACCTAGCAGCAGAGTGTCCAGATAGAATCAATAACTATTTTAATTTTGTCAAGCCAAAACCCTATTATCCCAGTTCCAACACTCTATACACTGCTAAAATGTGTGACACTCAAGAGGATGATGATAGTGGTGTATACTTTGCTGAAAGTACATCACTAGAATCACAGAAATATGATCAGTCAGAGGTGAAACAAAATGTGACAACAGATGCGAAATacgaaaaaatttttcaaaatgaGAGTAATTATAGCAATAATCTTAGAAATGGTAGTAATAAACAAAACAGTGATTTATTTAAAGGCATTTATACACATACAAATGAACAAATTACAAACAAAAACACTCCAGCTGCATTGCATACTTCATCAGAATGTGATGATCAGGTTGATCCATACTGCTCAACAAATATTTCTCAGGACAGTGACAATAAGAATctgaagacaaaagaaattatAGGTTATGTTACATCATGCTGTTCTAAAGCTAACATTGTACAGAATGAACAATACAGAAGCAAGGAAGATAATAGGGATGTGCCACATGTCTTAGCATTATCTGATAGATCTCACTCTACAGCCCTAGATAATAGCTGCAAGAAATTGTATGATAAAACTGATTTTAAAGAGTACTCTACAGAAAACACTGAATGTACTGTGAAAGAAACATCATTTAATTTAAACTGTGGGAATAATGGATCCCATAAAGAATTAGCAATAAACAATGATGATATCTCAGAGATAGTGGACAGATTTTTGTTGCTCGATGTTCAAAATTGCTCCAGCAATGAGCCTCGAGAGCTGCAAGAAAATGTGGGCCAACAGAAGTACAAATTTCCTCACAAAGAAGAACTCCCTAAAACAAAGGAGGATCCTCTTGTAGAGATATCAAAAAAGTTTAGCATGTTCTTGTGTGACATGTTGGGTAGTAGTAGTCTTCGAAATGCAGTTTCAGATGCGGTTGTTGAGCCTCTTCCTACTTCACACTCTTGGCTATCAACTGTTGATATTAATTCCAAATATGAAAACTGTAAAGACCAGAAAACTTCTGTTACTGAACATTTTAAATCCCAGAGAGCTCTCAGAGATAAACATTCTAAATGTGATAAACATTTTACAAATGTTGTAAAACAAAATAATGATGGTCATATAGATGTCAACAAGAATGTTCTTGCAGAAGTGGAAAACAGACTGGATCATAGTGAAGAGGCACATGTAAGGAAGGATTCTGAAAACAATACTTCAAACTTCTTGAAAAGTATTAGTATCAtggatttaactgatgaaagttGCAGTGCAAAGATTGATGATAGCCTTCCAAACAATAATGTTGATAATGTAAATAAAAGTTTAGACATTGAATGCAGTAATCATGTAGAAAGTGACAGTAAAACTGGCCAGTCATGTAGGAATCATAACTCTGCTGTAGATGATACAGAGGTATCATATCTGTCCACTGCAACAGAAATGGAAAGCAAGTTAGATGGTGGTAGAGAGGCAGAAATAAAAAAGGATTCTGAAACAAATGCTATAGATGTTGAAAAAAATGTCAGTGTTATGGACTTCACTGATCTAAGTTCCACTACAGAAGTATCAACTGTTCTTGACACCAGTGATAGTAATGCTATAAGTAAAAACATACAGACAGAATGCACTAATGATGTAGAAGGTGACAAAAAACTCAACTTGTTATGCAATTTTCAGAATTCTGTTGCTGCGGATAATCTAGAGACATCATATAAACTGATTGCAACAGAAAGAGAAAGCAAACTGAATACTGATGAAGAGGAACAGATGCAAAAGGATTCTGaagcaaatgctacaaacgtaattTCCTCTAAAAGGTCACCAGTTGTTCTTGAGAACAGTAATAGTAATTCTGTAAGTGAAAACTTACAGACTGAATGCAGCAATCATATGGAACGCAACGGAGAACTTAATCTGTCATACAGCTTTCATAATTTTGTTGCAGGGACTATAGAGGCATTGTACCAACCCTCTGTAAtggaaacagaaagcaaaatgaacCTTAATGAAGAGGCAGAGACACAAAAGGATTCCGAAACAAATACCATGAAACTTGTGAAAAATGCTAGTGGTACAGATTTCCTTCAGGAAAATTCCTATGGAGAAGTACCAGAGTTTTCTGAGAACAGTATCGTTGATGACCTAAATGAATTCTTACAGCCTGAATGTTGTAATTATGTTGAAGATAACAAAGAACTTAAACTGACATGGAGTAGTCAGAATTCTGTTGTGAACAATTCAGATATCATTGAAGGAAATGTACCATCAGAGACTGAAGGAGGAACCAGGTTAGTCCTTGGACATAACATATTATTATATGGTAAAAGCAAAGAAGCCATatatgaattaaaaaacaaaaatattactgtCAATAACACAAAGAAAAAATCAGTGAAGTTCAATGATACTGTTAACATAATCAACAAGGTAGAATATGCTTTACAGAGAAATCGAAGTATTAGCATAAATGAAGAAAAACAGGTATTTAAAAGGGACTCATGGACAACTGAAAGCTGTATGAAATCTAAAAGAAGGGAGGTTGCTGAAAATGATTCCGATGATTCTGAAAATATGGTTGAAGAACATGATCTGTGGAAAAGTTATAATGAAGAACTTTGTGAAAAGCCAAAGAAGTCATCCCTACCATCTTTTGAAAGTTTCCTCGCCACGAGCTGTGGAACTGTGGGGATTAAAacagaggaagaaaaaattcatgaACATGAACTTTGGACCAGTGACaataatcaaattaataaatgtagagATACTCATCTGCCTTCATTTGaaagttttatttcaaaaacatcaaAGAATAATCACACAAATCAGACTCCAAGCTCAGACCAGACAGAGTTAAAGCATGGAAAATTAACAGTATTTGGAAGTTCCATTTCAGAATGTGAGGCACACAATAGTCTCCCTGAAGCCCCATCTCCTCCAAAGTGTTCAGCTTTCCATGAAATTTTGCTTGATGCTACGTTCTGGACCAAACAAAAAAGCCCTGAT